A single genomic interval of Streptomyces graminofaciens harbors:
- a CDS encoding FAD-dependent monooxygenase: MTQDRPARPERSVLVVGAGPVGLVVACELLQRGVAVRVVDAGRGPSEHSRANVIWPRNLELLDRIGVTDDLLGVGHRLAGTAFYSRGRRLATAWMSRLPDSPYPFALTISQNETERVLRRRLTALGGTVEEGVRLTSLDNAQGVPSVKLEHEGGRVEELEPGWLVGADGAHSTVRKELGVAYDGPPVDVSFAITDARLTTSLPEDLSHYCYAPSGAIVLGPMGDGVHRIALNVPHDMYDQDSPPPREMFQQVVDDRAAGRSVVEELLWSGSFRVRVRIASAFRSDRCFLVGDAAHVISPAGGQGMNTGMQDAFNLAWKLSGVIRGEFGEGILDSYDSERRAVSHEVARSTEWLTKAGLVNTPAKVALRDAAFMAADRTGVFQRKVAPQLGQTAVSYDGDRHPRLPLKVAGAADDAPYLGSGGWPVIARDRHTVLLWPGTRTPPPDWQRTRDRVREALPEGTPVLDLTRALPSGPARALGPAPTVAVVRPDGHLLARCDPGRPQDTARLLDRAAHRRSRP, from the coding sequence GTGACACAGGACCGGCCGGCGCGGCCCGAGCGGTCCGTGCTGGTCGTCGGCGCGGGCCCGGTCGGTCTGGTCGTCGCCTGCGAGCTGCTCCAACGCGGCGTCGCGGTACGGGTCGTGGACGCGGGGCGCGGTCCCTCGGAGCACTCCCGCGCGAACGTCATCTGGCCGCGCAACCTCGAACTGCTCGACCGGATCGGGGTGACCGACGACCTGCTCGGCGTCGGGCACCGGCTGGCGGGGACGGCGTTCTACTCGCGCGGCCGCCGCCTGGCCACGGCCTGGATGAGCAGACTGCCCGACTCGCCGTACCCGTTCGCGCTCACGATCTCGCAGAACGAGACCGAGCGGGTGCTCCGGCGGCGGCTCACCGCGCTCGGTGGCACGGTCGAGGAGGGCGTACGGCTGACCTCCCTGGACAACGCGCAAGGCGTGCCGTCCGTCAAGCTGGAGCACGAGGGCGGCCGGGTCGAGGAGCTCGAACCGGGCTGGCTCGTCGGCGCGGACGGGGCCCACAGCACCGTACGCAAGGAACTGGGCGTCGCGTACGACGGTCCGCCGGTCGACGTGTCGTTCGCCATCACCGACGCCCGGCTGACCACCAGCCTCCCCGAGGACCTGTCCCACTACTGCTACGCGCCGAGCGGCGCCATCGTGCTCGGCCCGATGGGCGACGGCGTCCACCGGATCGCCCTGAACGTGCCGCACGACATGTACGACCAGGACAGTCCGCCGCCGCGCGAGATGTTCCAGCAGGTCGTCGACGACCGGGCGGCCGGGCGCAGTGTGGTCGAGGAGCTGCTGTGGAGCGGTTCCTTCCGGGTACGGGTCCGGATCGCGTCCGCGTTCCGCAGCGACCGCTGTTTCCTGGTGGGCGACGCCGCGCATGTGATCAGCCCGGCCGGCGGCCAGGGCATGAACACCGGGATGCAGGACGCGTTCAACCTGGCGTGGAAGCTGTCCGGGGTGATCCGCGGGGAGTTCGGGGAGGGCATCCTCGACTCGTACGACAGCGAGCGGCGGGCGGTCTCCCACGAGGTGGCGCGCTCGACGGAGTGGCTGACCAAGGCGGGCCTGGTCAACACGCCGGCGAAGGTCGCGCTGCGCGACGCGGCGTTCATGGCGGCCGACCGTACGGGCGTGTTCCAGCGCAAGGTCGCCCCGCAGCTCGGTCAGACGGCCGTCAGCTACGACGGCGACCGGCATCCCCGGCTGCCGCTGAAGGTGGCGGGCGCGGCCGACGACGCGCCGTACCTCGGCAGCGGGGGCTGGCCGGTGATCGCCCGGGACCGGCACACCGTACTGCTGTGGCCCGGCACCCGTACGCCGCCGCCCGACTGGCAGCGCACGCGCGACCGGGTGCGCGAGGCGCTGCCCGAGGGGACGCCGGTGCTCGACCTGACCCGGGCGCTGCCCTCGGGTCCGGCGCGGGCGCTGGGCCCCGCGCCGACCGTGGCGGTGGTCCGCCCGGACGGCCATCTGCTGGCCCGGTGCGACCCCGGGCGGCCACAGGACACCGCGCGACTGCTCGACCGAGCGGCACACCGAAGGAGCCGGCCATGA
- a CDS encoding HAD family hydrolase, whose translation MTTFPSPAPTPPASGHSRPVVAFFDADETLIAMKSPFSLLRYRLRRQGDVTGAAYERMVEPLRRLASMGVTPVEVVSKFYELHAGTPWDHLLAEARAWYAELREHGAPFIEPTVARLRRHQEAGHHTVVISGSWPATLHPITDDLGIDLVLCTEPELDEGRRMTGAIRHAMFGPAKAEAVREALAKFGADPADCYAYGDDPGDLTMLRMVGHPTVVGANPTMTAQAAERGWPVIPATLASGTQRQPV comes from the coding sequence ATGACGACGTTCCCCTCCCCCGCCCCCACTCCCCCGGCCTCCGGCCACTCCCGCCCCGTGGTGGCGTTCTTCGACGCCGACGAGACGCTCATCGCGATGAAGAGCCCGTTCTCGCTGCTGCGGTACCGGCTGCGGCGTCAGGGGGATGTCACCGGAGCCGCGTACGAGCGGATGGTGGAGCCGCTGCGGCGGCTGGCGTCGATGGGGGTCACCCCGGTCGAGGTGGTGTCCAAGTTCTACGAGCTGCACGCCGGCACTCCCTGGGACCATCTGCTCGCGGAGGCTCGCGCCTGGTACGCCGAACTGCGGGAGCACGGTGCGCCGTTCATCGAGCCGACGGTCGCCCGGCTGCGTCGCCACCAGGAGGCGGGGCATCACACGGTGGTGATCTCGGGCTCGTGGCCGGCGACGCTGCACCCCATCACCGACGACCTCGGCATCGATCTGGTGCTGTGCACCGAGCCGGAGCTGGACGAGGGCCGGCGGATGACCGGGGCGATCCGGCACGCGATGTTCGGGCCGGCGAAGGCGGAGGCGGTGCGGGAGGCGCTGGCCAAGTTCGGTGCGGACCCGGCGGACTGCTACGCCTATGGCGATGATCCGGGCGATCTGACGATGCTCCGCATGGTCGGTCACCCGACGGTGGTCGGCGCGAATCCGACGATGACGGCGCAGGCGGCGGAACGTGGCTGGCCAGTGATCCCGGCGACCCTCGCGTCGGGGACGCAGCGCCAGCCGGTGTAG